aaataaataaaaaaaattacacttactTTTTTGTTGAGAATACATCGTTTTATTGTACTGAACATAACTGTAATTTGTCAACTTGTTAAACTAACAAAAGTGCAATCATTATTATTCTAATACGTTTTTTTGTAGGCCTCTTTCCTTTTACACATGAATTACCCACAAACCTAAACATTCACCCCTGAAAATATAAGAGGTGGAATCACTGAAGAGCCGTcaaaaagaaacacacataagGTTTagacaaataagatattttgtattCGAGTGGGTTGTGACATGCATCGATCCCCACGCCGCTGGACTCTGTGTTCTGTATTTCGCGGTGTTGCTGAGTGCATCGAAAATAACAAGGTTTAATTTTACTACGACTTTAAATGCTCAGTCATTGAGCCCTTTCCCCTCTCTTCCTTGCTGAAAGTGTGGTCAAATCAAACAAAAGACTTGGCTATTAATTATGGACTGGATAAACAGCTTTGTTAGAGATCACGTCTCCTCGTTTGCAGACGCTCCGAGGTCTTTCCAAGATAGTAAATATATGTCATAATCTTTCCAAAAAAAGCCCAAACGCTCTGCCTCCCTGCGGAGTCCTCAGTTCCGATCAGTTCATTTCTTTCTTCATAGTTTCTCTCAGTAAATACGGAGAGATGAGCGGCTTCTTTTATTCTTCCATTGATTGTATTTATTCTTCATTGATAACCGTTCATCAAACGCACACAATCTCGTAATTTGCGAGTTCAGTCCGTACGTtcgggtttattattattattattttctgcttGTCATAGTTTAAATTACATAATGCATGGCTTTACATCTTGGCAGACTCCTTGGTGATGTAGCTGATGATGATAGTAGGATCCACTGCTGGATGGATGAAACGACGTAATACCGTTGAAGTTCAGCACAAAGTCTTTTCTGTCACAGACTGGCGAAGAGTGGGATTGGTATCGAGACATTCCTgctgaggaaaaaacaaaacaaaaacaccattattaatatattgctaGAATAATGTCGTTATCGAAAGTATGCGTAATTGTCTCTACAGTCTTCTTAGAAGTGGATGCAtttcagtttagcgctttctacAGAAAAGCAATACCCTATTGTTTTTAGGTTTAATAGAAGACATGCTTATTACAAGCTCAGACAATGCATTCTAGTGCTTTCAACGCCATGCCAGTCTTTTAAGAACAATGGCATTGTTTACTGTAAATCTCTGTAAGTGAACTCAGTTCAATCAATATCAATCTTCCTCCCGTTTTTGCATTATTCATagcatatttcatgtttttatttttttcttcttatattaaaacttcatttaGGTGGctaagtgtttatttttgtccACCTGGGCCTCATACGAAGCCTTACAGTTAAAACAGTCCGCTCTGGCTAAGCTGAATACACATGTAAAATCCTCTTTAGTTTGCATTAATGCCGGGCTTTCTTTGCCAATCTACTGGCAAAAGACGGCACTGTTTTCTTAACCTTAAGTAatgatggaaagaaagaaaaaaaatctaaaacagctCACAAAGGCCTTCTGCGTCAGACATCTGCTATTTTCCTAATTATAGTGTGTCTCTAAAGCAGCACTGCAGGAAAATCAACTCAAAAAGTGAGTAATTCCTAATTGCCACGAACAAACTTTAATTCATTAGTCTAAATGCGCATTTGACACATGCAACACATGAAACTATGCAGGCCTCTGAAAATAATTTACGTGCATGTCCCAATTTGaggaaataaaaaatgatatgattgTGCAGTCTCATGACTCAAACAATTTGCCCTTTCTGCAAATACTATGGTCCATAACTGTAAATAATTAGCAATGAATAGGCACTATGAAagcataataattgtaataaaatgcattttaaaagcattaatgaAATGCCCTCTACAACCTGTACTACTTTAATTCATCGAAAAATATTTGCCTAAATTGTTACACATGGTGTCGGCCTCCTGTATACAAATCTGATTTAACTTCGATGTCTTTgcttaaaatttaacatttaagtagGCTTTTTTTAAACGACATTATATAAAAACGTTGTTATAATAACagcagctacatttttattttatttatttatttttatgggaaACTACATCATTGTATAGACCTAATGCCTTTTTATTCCAGCTAAACTTGATATAGAAATCTCAAATCGAGACACTGTAAAGAGTGCGTGCTTTACCTGAGATGTCGGCCGACTCTCTGCCGTTGTGATGCAGATAGCCCTGTTCCAGAGAATAAGGCGGCATACTCGAGTGTAATCCAGAGGAGGTCGGGCTGCTGGAGGCTAGTGGCTGCTGTTTAATGTAAGGAGACACACCTGATGAAGCCCAATGTGCCGAGGCGGCTCCATACGGCGAATGGCACTCCAGAGAGCCGCTCATGGCCGGCGGAGAGTGCAGCGGACTGTTGCTGTTTTCTGGGCCGTACTCGCCGTTGGAAGCGACTTGGCATGCCGTCATGTATGTAGAACCCGAGCTGGGCGACATGTGTGAGACATGATGACCTGCTGTACTGAGGCCATCGTAACCCGCGTGAACGCCGGACACCGGGTTGCTCATCATGTCCAGATTGTAGCTGTTGGTATGGCAGGCCAGGGACGCGGAGGGCGACTGGAAGTCGAAGTTTTGGGGCAGCATCGAAGCGCCGAAGCCGATGCCGTTCATCATGCGGTACATGGGTTTGAGAGCCTGGCATTTCCTTCGGAAACCACGGGGCCTGCGTCGGAAAGAGCCCTCCTCGAACATGAACTCGCTCCCGGGGTCGATGGTCCAATAGTGGCCTTTGCCCGGCCGCCCGAGGCCTTTGGGAAGTTTGATGAAACACTCGTTGAGAGACAAATTGTGTCTGACGGAATTTTTCCAGCCCTGGTAGGAACCCCTAAAAAATGGGAAACGCGCTTGGAGGAACTGATAGATTTCACTCAGCGTTAACCTTTTGGTCGGAGAGCTCTGTATCGCCATGACTATGAGGGCGATATAGGAGTAAGGCGGCTTTTCGGGGCGCCTCATGCCCGAGTTGGACTTTTTGCCCTTGCTGCCGGTCGCAGCTGGGCTTTCCACCACTGTCTGCGTGCTCTGAAGCGCCGAGTGCATGGCACTGGATGCGGGGCTGGATCTGAGGGCAGCCGGCGTGTCCAGCTGCTGCTGAGAGCTCTCAGTCGTCATTGCTAAGACTTGTAGCCCAAACGAAGCTGAACGGCTGTAAAAAAGACGGGTTTAATTTTCAAAAGTAAAGTCAGGACTAAAATTAAAGGAGAAAACTCTGTGTACTCCAAGCAAATCTCTTTTAAAAGCCAGTGACTCTTCAAGGCGGCCGAGGTCAGTGCGCCACAATTCAGCTCTGCTCGCAGGACGCGCTCCTGGTTGAAGCCACCAGCTGTGTGTCGCCAGGATAGCGACCCCTCCTTAGTCTCTTGGTGGCCATCGTGAGGACTAATCCTTTAAGAGAAGGAAACTCAATGCTCCGGAGTCCTCTGGCGCAAAGACGTGCGGCCAAACAAAACGCGACCACCTATCAATTCGTAAATCTCTCTCTGCCCCCTAGATCCCCACTAAATTCCTCCAAGAAATCTCCTCAAACTGCAGAGGCCCACCCCTTTCCATGTCTGGCATGCCTCCAGCTATCGGTCTGGCAGGAGGCTGTGCAGAGTCCGAGCAGAGAGACTCCCCACCTCCCCTCTGACAGCCTAAATACACGCAATAACGCCATTTATCAAGCCTAGTCCGACGTTTCAATCAACAGCGCCACACGCCAAACACCGGGGCGAAGGCTGTCAGAGCTCCAGTAATTAATGGCGTGTTTTGGTGAGAGTTCTGGCAGTGGAAAACGGGAGGTTTAAATAGAAAAGCACTTCTAGTGAGTGGTACGATGTAATGGCGCGTTTGACCGTCGGGAGAAGTAAGTGCGAAGCGAGAGCACGTCGCTTCGCCGAAGAGAGAAGAATGCGAGCACGTAAGGCAGTGACCTGGTTGAACATCTTGTCAAGTACGCATGATGGGGGTGGGCGAAAAAAGCCCGTCTCCAAGTGTATACAAGTTCTTGTAAAGGGCTGTTCTGGATAAATGATTTTGACGTGAGTGGAAGCAGGCTTTTTCCATCAGCCGCTGCGCCAGTGCTCAGATACCACACACAGCGCAGTGTCAGTTTACCATCCCGGACCCCTATCATCCCCCCTGAGAGAGGGACTAATTAATTGTGGAAAGTGAGCTTAATTGGCCATacgaagaaaaagaaaaaaacgagagagagaaaaaaaaatatctccaaCATTCATGATTATTGTGAaaggaaaaataacaataaatgcgCAAAGTCActtgattttatattaaatatttaattaaaaatatacaacttAACTGTGCATGTCGaattacaacaacaataatagcctaataataataataattcgttTTTAGGATAATCCAAGTAGTCGGTTCTGTAATTAacgaattttgttttattatcattacgCGTGTCAATGATTAGGCCTATTTAAAACAATgctttgtgtgtatatttatttgctcTGTAAACTAATCGATTCTACTACTGTTTACTGAAGTTGGCCTTTTTTAATTTGGCTTCGTCATGAATACGCGCACTAAAATATACGAATGCAAATGCGAGGGCAATTTTCACAGCAGTGCCTCATAGGCAGAAACAAGCAGCTTCACATCTTTATCAAAGCCAACAAAAGGATGTGGAGATAAAATCAGGCCTTTTCATAACAATAAAGGTAAAGAAAATAATCGCCCCCAAAAATCCCGGCAACATCAAACCCGCTGTCCCTGCTGCTTCAGGATGCACGCTTGGCTTAGAAAAAGCCGTGCTCGGTGCAGAAGGAAAATACGTGAAAGACTTTGAAGGCTTCTCGTTGTGGGgataatattgttattttgttgtattaGACTGCTGGAGTCCTCTACTGTTGTAGGTGACCTTTTGACTAAAGGTGTCTCTGAGTCCG
Above is a genomic segment from Cyprinus carpio isolate SPL01 chromosome A2, ASM1834038v1, whole genome shotgun sequence containing:
- the LOC122147189 gene encoding forkhead box protein F2-like isoform X1, yielding MTTESSQQQLDTPAALRSSPASSAMHSALQSTQTVVESPAATGSKGKKSNSGMRRPEKPPYSYIALIVMAIQSSPTKRLTLSEIYQFLQARFPFFRGSYQGWKNSVRHNLSLNECFIKLPKGLGRPGKGHYWTIDPGSEFMFEEGSFRRRPRGFRRKCQALKPMYRMMNGIGFGASMLPQNFDFQSPSASLACHTNSYNLDMMSNPVSGVHAGYDGLSTAGHHVSHMSPSSGSTYMTACQVASNGEYGPENSNSPLHSPPAMSGSLECHSPYGAASAHWASSGVSPYIKQQPLASSSPTSSGLHSSMPPYSLEQGYLHHNGRESADISAGMSRYQSHSSPVCDRKDFVLNFNGITSFHPSSSGSYYHHQLHHQGVCQDVKPCIM
- the LOC122147189 gene encoding forkhead box protein F2-like isoform X2 is translated as MTTESSQQQLDTPAALRSSPASSAMHSALQSTQTVVESPAATGSKGKKSNSGMRRPEKPPYSYIALIVMAIQSSPTKRLTLSEIYQFLQARFPFFRGSYQGWKNSVRHNLSLNECFIKLPKGLGRPGKGHYWTIDPGSEFMFEEGSFRRRPRGFRRKCQALKPMYRMMNGIGFGASMLPQNFDFQSPSASLACHTNSYNLDMMSNPVSGVHAGYDGLSTAGHHVSHMSPSSGSTYMTACQVASNGEYGPENSNSPLHSPPAMSGSLECHSPYGAASAHWASSGVSPYIKQQPLASSSPTSSGLHSSMPPYSLEQGYLHHNGRESADISGMSRYQSHSSPVCDRKDFVLNFNGITSFHPSSSGSYYHHQLHHQGVCQDVKPCIM